In the Dendrosporobacter quercicolus genome, TTCAAGTTTTATTTGATAGATATAAACTTCCCGGGGACATTGATATGGAAGGGCATTTTTGCCAGGGGCGGTGTAATGAGGGTGTGGTGATAAAAATCAATGATGAAATCATCACCAATGTGAAAGTAGAGAATGTAAACGAAATATTTCAGCAAAAAGTGCTGAGGCTACTGGCATGCAAATAATTACAACCCGTAAGGTAAACTGTAAAGACTGCCACCGGTGCCTGCGGGTATGTCCGGTAAAAGCCATTGGCATTAACCGGGGGCGGGCGCGGGTACTTGATGATAAGTGTATATTTTGCGGTAAATGTGTGACAGAATGCCCGCAGCATGCTAAGCGCCTGATCAGCCATGTTCCGGCTATACAGGCCGCAATTGCCAGCGGCAGGAAGACTATTTTAAGCCTGGGATCGTCATTTTCGGGATTATTTCCTGAATATAGCACGAGTGAGCTTGTTTCGGCAATCAAATCGCTGGGCTTTCACCAGGTTGAGGAAACCGCGGTTGGCGCTGAAGCGGTTTCCCTGCTCTATAGAAATCTGGTGAAAAACACGGCACAAACGGTGATATCCTCCAATTGCCCGGTCATCGTGAATATTATAAAAAAATATTATCCGGAATTGACCGGCAACCTTGCTCCGGTAGTTTCACCAATGATGGCGCATGGACAGATTATCCGGCAGAGGTTTGGTCAAGATGCTTTTATTGTGTTTGCCGGGCCTTGTATGGCTAAGTTCTCTGAACACAATGAGCACCATTCGGTGGATGCGGTAATGACTTTTGTGCAATTGCGCCAGTGGTTAAACCGGCAAAAGCCTGAACAAAAGCAAATCGCCGCTGCGCCATATCAGTCCGAGCCGCTTAGCAATGCCAGATTTTTTTCACTGGCCGGCGGAATTTTAAAATCGTTTATGAATTTTGATTTGCTTGGTACCGAAATCATTGCTGTCGATGGCATTGAAGAATGTAAAGAGGTCTTCGGCAGCCTGGCAAGAGGGGAAATATCACCCCGGTTTATTGAGGCTTTTTCTTGCAAAGGCGGCTGTATCGGCGGGCCGGCCGGCGGCAGCGCGCAGCCAATGCCGGTTAGACGGCTTAAGGCAATTGATCATGCCAATTCTGTTGAACAGCAAGTAGTAAGGCAATTGCCTCAGGGTATTGATTTTTCCTGTGAGCATCTGCCCGAAGCAGTTACAGTGGCCGAACCCAGTGAAGAGGAAATCAAAGAAATATTACACCAGAGCGGTAAATTTACCAAAGTCGATGAAAAAAACTGTGGCGCCTGTGGCTATAATAGCTGCCGGGAGAAAGCGGCTGCTGTTTACAGCGGCTTGGCCGAAATTGAGATGTGCATGCCTTATATGCGGTCGAAAGCCGAGTCTTTTGCCAGTATTATAGTGGAACACTCACTCAATGGCATCATTGCAGTTAACGATAAAATGATCATTCAGGAAATTAATCCGGCGGCCCAGCAGATGTTCAATGGCAAGAAAATCATGGAAAAAGGGGATAGTCTGGCCGGGTTTATTGATTGCGCTGACTTTGCCGCTGCTTCTAATTTTGGCGATAAAGTGATCAGCAAACGTATTGAGTATCCGGAATATGGCATTGTTACAGAACAAATGATCGTTGGGGTACCCGAGCATAGTATTGTAATTGGGGTTATATCCAACGTGACCGATCAAGAAAAAAGAATGCAGGAATGGCAGAAAATGAAAGAAGAAACGGTTGCCAAGGCGACGGATATCATTAACAAGCAGATGCAGGTTGCTCAGGAAATTGCCGGACTGTTGGGCGAAACTACGGCCGAAACAAAGTCAACGTTAATTGAGATGATGCAGGTGCTTAAAGGCAGGGAGGAACAGTGATGCAGCGGCTCCATGCTGAGGTAGGAGTGACTCAGTTATCAAAAGACGGTGAAGAGTTATGCGGCGACAATGTTGTCATAGCCAGAACGCCGCAAGCAACGATTATTGTTCTTTCCGATGGGCTGGGCAGTGGTGTCAAGGCCAACATTTTAGCAACATTAACGACCAAAATTGCATCATCGATGTTAAAACGCGGTATTCCTTTGGAGGATGTTGTTAATACAATCGCGGAAACCCTGCCGGTTTGCCGGCAGCGTAAGATTGCGTACTCTACTTTACAGATTATCAAGGTTAAAGATAATGGCCTGGCGACAATTGTGGAATTTGACTGCCCGCCGACTTTTCTGATCAGGGATGGACAAGTCAGTAAGGTTCCGACACAGGTAAATGTCATTGGCGGTAAAAAAATAAAGGTGGGACGGCTGACTTTACTGGAAAACGATATCATAACGGCTGTTAGCGACGGGGTTATTCATGCCGGAATTGGCGGCCTGCTAAAGCTTGGCTGGGGCTGGAACGGCGTAGCCGATGAATTGAAAGCCTTATGCAAGACCGGACGTAAAGCATCCGATATAACCAATCAGCTAATCAAGTGTTCGGAAGGGTATTATCTTGGCCACCCGGGCGATGATTCGACTGCGGTAGCCGTCAGGGTTCACAAGGCCCGCTTTTTGACGCTGTTTACCGGTCCGCCCGCCGACTCCGGCAGCGATGAAGAGATTATCCGGCGTTTTTTAAATCAGCCGGGCCGAAAAGTGGTGGCTGGCGGTACTACTGCGAATATCGTAAGTAAAGTTACCGGCAAGCCTTTGACGGTGGATTTAGCGCTTTGCGATCAGCAAGTGCCGCCGATCAGCTATATGGACGATATCGACCTGGTTACGGAAGGAATTCTTACCCTTAATGTTGTTTTAGAACGGCTGAATGACGTTAAAAAGTTATATGAAACGGACAAATGCGACGGCGCTACGTTGTTGGCGCGCCTGTTGCTAGAAGCGGACATGATTGATATAATGGCAGGTAAGGCTGTAAATCCGGCTCATCAAAATCCCAATTATCCCTTTAAAATCAATATAAAATCACAAGTGTTAGCCAACCTGAAAGCTTTGCTGGAGGCCAAGGGCAAACAAGTTAAACTGGAGTGGTTTTAACCCTAAGGAGGAGAAGTTATGGCACTTATATCAATAGAAATCTGTATGGGATCAGCCTGTTATTTATTAGGTGGACAGGATTTACTCGAGGCAATTGAAGCTCTTCCGCCGGAAAAGAAGGCGCAAATAGATTTAAGGGGGGCCACCTGTCTTAAAGCCTGCTCAACAGGTCCTAATATTAAAATTGATGGCGCCCTGATGTCCAATGTAACGCCCGAACGGCTGTTAGAGATTATTGGCGAAAAAATGAACGGTTGACTATTCTTGTAAGCAGAGAGGAGTTTCTAGATGTCTCAAGTTACGGAGCTTGTTAAATTACGCCGCAAAGTCCTGACGGAAATCGCCAGAATGACTTTCACCGGAGAATTAATAGAAAATGTAAACAATATTCTTCATACTGTAGTAACCGAAGATGGACCGCGTTATCGCTGTTGCGTTCACAAAGAACGGGCCGTATTGCAGGAACGGATTAAATTAGCGCTCAGTCAGCCGGCTGAGGCTCTACTGGAAACAGCGGCGCAAAATGCCGTTGAGGGCGTTGTTGCCGATATGCCCATTCTTCAAGTGATACCGACAGCCTGCGATCAGTGTCCCATCGATAAATTTATTGTCACGAATGCCTGTCGTAATTGCCTGGCGCATCATTGTATCAACAGCTGTCCGAAAAAAGCGATCATGGTTGTGCAAAATCGTGCTTATATTGACAAGAGCAGGTGTGTTGAGTGCGGCCTTTGTAAAAAATCCTGCCCGTATGGCGCCATTATTGAGGTAAGCCGCCCTTGCGAAGGCGCCTGTGATCTTAAAGCGATTACCGCCGGCAGCGACCGGCGGGCGCAAATTAATTATGATAAATGCGTACAATGCGGCGGCTGTAAGTCGGCCTGTCCGTTTGGCGCTATCGCTGACCGTTCGGAGATCGTTCAATTGATCCAGGCTTTGCAGTCGGAGCAAAAAGTATACGCAATGGTGGCGCCGGCCTTCATTGGCCAATTTGGTGCCAAAGTCCAGGCGGGTCAAGTTGTCAGCGCACTTAGGCGAATCGGTTTTCATGAGGTTTATGAGGCTTCCTACGGGGCGGACATCGTCACCATTGAGGAAACTGCCGAGTTCCTGAAATCAGTGCCTGAGGCGCGGGCGTTTATGACAACCTCCTGTTGCCCGGCTTATGTCAGTATGGTGGAAAAGCATTTGCCGGATCTGGCGGGCGCTGTTTCGAGTACGGTTTCGCCGATGATTGCAACCGCCAAAGTGATCAAAGAACGTGACCCGGGAGCGATAACGGTCTTTATTGGGCCCTGTATTGCCAAAAAAGCTGAAGCTGTCCGGTATGCCGGAGTTGTTGATTTTACAGTAACCTTCGAAGAAGTGGCCTGCATGATGGTTGGCGCGGGAATAAATATTACCGCAATTGAAGATACTGAATATCAGACAACAGCTTCCTCGACCGGCAATGATTTTGCCAGAGCCGGCGGAGTCGTGCAAGCGGTGATCAAACATGCGGAAGCGATCGATGCCGGCGTTGAAATTAAAGCACACCGGGCGGAAGGCTTGAGCAATTGCAAAACAGCTTTGCTGCAAATGAAAGCCGGCAAGCTGGATGCGAACTTTTTCGAAGGAATGTCCTGCGCCGGCGGTTGTGTGGGCGGGCCGGGGATTTTAACAAATCCCAGAGTTACCGGGAAACTGGTGGAGAATTACGCTTTAAAAGCGGAATATAAAACCGCTTCAGATAATGAACAGGTAGTTCAGATTTTGCATAAAGGCGGGCATTGGCACGTAAAATAGAAGATTGACAAGTTTGGCGGATTTTTGTTATATTACACTTAAGTTAATAATTTAAATGTGATGAATGGAAGAAGTAATCAGGGATTGCTTTACAGAGAGCCGGGGGAGGCTGGAACCCGGCAGGCATACCTGACGAAATACACCCGGGAACAGCAGGCTTAAGATTTTGGCCAAGCCGGTTAGCCGCCGTTAAAAAGCTCCGAGAGTATAGTTTATATACCTCGACAAAGCGGCTTTATCGGCAATTTGGGTGGTACCGCGGGTTTTTGCCCGTCCCTGTTCAGGGGGCGGGCTTTTCTGTTTTTAAATATTCTAAGCAGCAATCAGGAGGTTTTGATGATGTCGGTACTGGACATTTTGAGAGAGCGTGGCTATATTGCCCAGATTACACACGAAAAAGAAATTGAGGATCTATTGTCCTCAGAGAGAATTACCTTTTATATTGGTTTTGATCCGACCGCCGACAGCCTGCATGTAGGCCATTTTTTAGGGTTGATGGTCATGGCCCATATGCAGCAGGCCGGCCACCGGCCCATTTGCTTAATTGGCGGCGGGACGGCGACGATCGGTGATCCCAGCGGTAAAAGCGATATGCGTAAAATGATGACCGCGGAAACGATTGAGCATAATGGAAATGCCTTTAAGCGTCAGTTTGCAAAGTTTATTGACTTTGATGATCATAAGGCCTTGATGATGAATAATGCCGACTGGCTGGCAAAGCTTAATTATATTGAGATTTTGCGTGAAGTTGGCGCCCATTTCTCCGTTAACCGGATGTTAACTGCCGAATGCTTCAAGCAGCGCCTGGAGCGCGGTCTTTCCTTTTTAGAGTTTAACTACATGATTATGCAGGCTTATGACTTTCTTGAATTGAACCGGAAAACCGGTTGTATCATGCAAATGGGCGGTGATGATCAATGGTCCAACATCTTGGCGGGCGTTGATCTGATCAGGCGTAAGGAAAGCAAGCCGGCCTACGGCCTTACATTTACGCTGCTTACCACAAGTGACGGACGCAAGATGGGCAAAACGGAAAAAGGCGCTCTATGGCTTGATCCGGAGAAAACCTCAGCTTATGAGTTTTACCAGTACTGGCGCAATATCGATGACGCCGATGTTGAAAAATGTCTGGCCTTGCTGACCTTTTTGCCGATGGAGGAAGTAAGACGGCTGGGCGCTTTGAAAGACCAGGAAATTAATATTGCCAAAAAAAGGCTGGCCCTGGAGGTCACTAAGCTCATTCACGGCGGTGAAGAGGCGGAAAAAGCCCGGCAGGCGGCTGAAGCACTGTTTGGCGGCGCCGGAGCGCTGGATCATGCGCCGAAGGCGGTAATCAGCCCGGCAATGGTCGGTACAAAATTACTGGATATTATGGCGGCAACCGGCATCGTTGCATCTAAAAGCGAGGCCAGGCGGCTGATTGCTCAGGGTGGGCTGTATATCGGCAATGATAAAGTAACTGACCCGGAGATGAAGCTGACTGCTGATTTATTTACCGATGACAGCCTGCTGATGCGAAAAGGCAAGAAGACTTATATCCGCATCGTCATTGCGTGATTTTTTGTCTGGAGGTTTTGCCAATTCCGCCATGTTATGGTAAAATAGTGGCTGATTTGGAGTAAAGGGGAGAAATGTATGTCAGGGCATTCTAAATGGGCAAATATAAAACATCGCAAGGGTAAAATGGATGCTGTCCGCGGTAAGATAACAACGAAAATCAGCCGTGAAATTACCGTCGCCGTTCGTCTGGGCGGCAGCGACCCTACCGGCAATATGAAACTTAAGCTGGCTTTAGCCAAAGCCAAAGCCAATAATATTCCCAAAGATAATATCCAGCGGGCCGTGCAAAAAGGGTTAGGCGCGCTGGAGGGCAGTTCTTATGAGGAACTGACGTATGAAGGCTATGGCCCCGGCGGGGCAGCCCTGCTGGTTGATATTCTGACCGATAACCGCAACCGCACTGCCGCCGACATCCGGCACTTGTTTTCGAAACATGGCGGCAATTTGGGTGAGTCGGGCTGCGTGGCCTGGATGTTTAAGCGCAAAGGACTGTTTGTTGTCGAACAGGAGGCCGCCCCGGATGAGGAAGCGCTAATGCTGCTGGCGTTGGAAGCCGGAGCTGAGGACTTTAAAACTGAGGATGACGTTTTTGAAATAACGACGGCTCCTGAGGATTTTGATCAAGTGCAGGAAGCATTGGAGAAAAACAATATTGAAACCTCGGTGGCGCA is a window encoding:
- a CDS encoding [Fe-Fe] hydrogenase large subunit C-terminal domain-containing protein translates to MQIITTRKVNCKDCHRCLRVCPVKAIGINRGRARVLDDKCIFCGKCVTECPQHAKRLISHVPAIQAAIASGRKTILSLGSSFSGLFPEYSTSELVSAIKSLGFHQVEETAVGAEAVSLLYRNLVKNTAQTVISSNCPVIVNIIKKYYPELTGNLAPVVSPMMAHGQIIRQRFGQDAFIVFAGPCMAKFSEHNEHHSVDAVMTFVQLRQWLNRQKPEQKQIAAAPYQSEPLSNARFFSLAGGILKSFMNFDLLGTEIIAVDGIEECKEVFGSLARGEISPRFIEAFSCKGGCIGGPAGGSAQPMPVRRLKAIDHANSVEQQVVRQLPQGIDFSCEHLPEAVTVAEPSEEEIKEILHQSGKFTKVDEKNCGACGYNSCREKAAAVYSGLAEIEMCMPYMRSKAESFASIIVEHSLNGIIAVNDKMIIQEINPAAQQMFNGKKIMEKGDSLAGFIDCADFAAASNFGDKVISKRIEYPEYGIVTEQMIVGVPEHSIVIGVISNVTDQEKRMQEWQKMKEETVAKATDIINKQMQVAQEIAGLLGETTAETKSTLIEMMQVLKGREEQ
- a CDS encoding SpoIIE family protein phosphatase is translated as MQRLHAEVGVTQLSKDGEELCGDNVVIARTPQATIIVLSDGLGSGVKANILATLTTKIASSMLKRGIPLEDVVNTIAETLPVCRQRKIAYSTLQIIKVKDNGLATIVEFDCPPTFLIRDGQVSKVPTQVNVIGGKKIKVGRLTLLENDIITAVSDGVIHAGIGGLLKLGWGWNGVADELKALCKTGRKASDITNQLIKCSEGYYLGHPGDDSTAVAVRVHKARFLTLFTGPPADSGSDEEIIRRFLNQPGRKVVAGGTTANIVSKVTGKPLTVDLALCDQQVPPISYMDDIDLVTEGILTLNVVLERLNDVKKLYETDKCDGATLLARLLLEADMIDIMAGKAVNPAHQNPNYPFKINIKSQVLANLKALLEAKGKQVKLEWF
- a CDS encoding NAD(P)H-dependent oxidoreductase subunit E — translated: MALISIEICMGSACYLLGGQDLLEAIEALPPEKKAQIDLRGATCLKACSTGPNIKIDGALMSNVTPERLLEIIGEKMNG
- a CDS encoding 4Fe-4S dicluster domain-containing protein, whose product is MSQVTELVKLRRKVLTEIARMTFTGELIENVNNILHTVVTEDGPRYRCCVHKERAVLQERIKLALSQPAEALLETAAQNAVEGVVADMPILQVIPTACDQCPIDKFIVTNACRNCLAHHCINSCPKKAIMVVQNRAYIDKSRCVECGLCKKSCPYGAIIEVSRPCEGACDLKAITAGSDRRAQINYDKCVQCGGCKSACPFGAIADRSEIVQLIQALQSEQKVYAMVAPAFIGQFGAKVQAGQVVSALRRIGFHEVYEASYGADIVTIEETAEFLKSVPEARAFMTTSCCPAYVSMVEKHLPDLAGAVSSTVSPMIATAKVIKERDPGAITVFIGPCIAKKAEAVRYAGVVDFTVTFEEVACMMVGAGINITAIEDTEYQTTASSTGNDFARAGGVVQAVIKHAEAIDAGVEIKAHRAEGLSNCKTALLQMKAGKLDANFFEGMSCAGGCVGGPGILTNPRVTGKLVENYALKAEYKTASDNEQVVQILHKGGHWHVK
- the tyrS gene encoding tyrosine--tRNA ligase codes for the protein MSVLDILRERGYIAQITHEKEIEDLLSSERITFYIGFDPTADSLHVGHFLGLMVMAHMQQAGHRPICLIGGGTATIGDPSGKSDMRKMMTAETIEHNGNAFKRQFAKFIDFDDHKALMMNNADWLAKLNYIEILREVGAHFSVNRMLTAECFKQRLERGLSFLEFNYMIMQAYDFLELNRKTGCIMQMGGDDQWSNILAGVDLIRRKESKPAYGLTFTLLTTSDGRKMGKTEKGALWLDPEKTSAYEFYQYWRNIDDADVEKCLALLTFLPMEEVRRLGALKDQEINIAKKRLALEVTKLIHGGEEAEKARQAAEALFGGAGALDHAPKAVISPAMVGTKLLDIMAATGIVASKSEARRLIAQGGLYIGNDKVTDPEMKLTADLFTDDSLLMRKGKKTYIRIVIA
- a CDS encoding YebC/PmpR family DNA-binding transcriptional regulator, with product MSGHSKWANIKHRKGKMDAVRGKITTKISREITVAVRLGGSDPTGNMKLKLALAKAKANNIPKDNIQRAVQKGLGALEGSSYEELTYEGYGPGGAALLVDILTDNRNRTAADIRHLFSKHGGNLGESGCVAWMFKRKGLFVVEQEAAPDEEALMLLALEAGAEDFKTEDDVFEITTAPEDFDQVQEALEKNNIETSVAQISMLPDTTVELQGDEAAKMMRLMEALEDHDDVQEVYANVDFPDDMM